A single Anopheles funestus chromosome 2RL, idAnoFuneDA-416_04, whole genome shotgun sequence DNA region contains:
- the LOC125762021 gene encoding probable ribonuclease ZC3H12C isoform X2, whose protein sequence is MLITTNFNQKQFIDSLCTNEAEDSSYDSDCDGEDLSHEQVSRTTSDTLGQEFAEYISLGAGPNTVHHQQHGKDISPSANPAGPTITSLPEHSPGYQQRVEFALKLGYTEKLVQAALQRLGPNPAQNELLAELIKLGSQPGAKCGSEFTVDGHGHHGAGESGGLVLTTELTSSVIGLGGSSSLVNEESLRPIVIDGSNVAMSHGNKEVFSCRGIRLCVDWFKNRGHKDITVFVPKWRKESSRPDNPVKDGEILNELEKERMLVFTPSRLVGGKRMVCYDDRYILKLAADNDGIVVSNDNYRDLVQESSEFKKVVEERVLMYSFVNDRFMPPDDPLGRSGPTLDNFLRVQPRKGDPPPPCPYGKKCTYGNKCKFYHPERGSQPHKSVTERLSEHAARHLQARSGHDPTGGNVGGTGCGAGGRSAVQGKSLSVPLSNSSNETSPINDKRKALCRTRSNVPSESTNAPYGGGGMAHAHGGHTDLLPIPHSVQHSAVRQQQQQPAPPSQQLSFHAPPVPVASNRALPWDLSPQQQQQQLHQHASMVEVQQIFPKSHSIENISKEPPSYGGGGGGHHTGLHHAGCYGAQTLWPRQQPPSQQSSQPVSGQTGGGGGAGGGGGPVVQPPLDQNDPNGLVDSVNLHRKLQRQLTLNPAGCDPRIYQMQRLQQQTSQQHNAPPQTASQQQLSPHRPLAPSLSGGTRPSAPTQWELHQHVTRIASAPDSARPWGHNGPPPASSSEPHINLGWSPSPGQGGPTPALQQQQHHHQQQQQDRRRLHYHLASIFPEDQVQTVMQMYPEETNPQKICAAILAMYQKM, encoded by the exons ATGCTCATCACTACGAACTTCAATCAGAAG CAATTCATTGACTCACTATGTACGAACGAGGCCGAAGATTCCAGCTATGATAGCGACTGTGACGGCGAGGATCTCTCCCACGAGCAAGTATCCCGCACGACGAGCGATACTCTGGGGCAAGAGTTTGCCGAGTATATAAGCTTGGGCGCTGGTCCGAACACCgtacatcatcagcaacatgGCAAGGACATCTCGCCGAGTGCAAATCCAGCCGGGCCTACGATCACATCACTGCCGGAACATTCTCCGGGATACCAGCAGCGGGTGGAATTTGCACTAAAATTGGGTTACACCGAAAAATTGGTGCAGGCAGCTCTGCAGCGGCTGGGACCCAATCCGGCCCAGAACGAGTTGCTAGCTGAACTGATCAAGCTTGGATCGCAACCCGGTGCTAAATGTGGAAGCGAATTTACGGTCGACGGCCACGGCCATCACGGTGCGGGCGAATCGGGAGGGCTCGTACTTACAACGGAACTAACGTCTTCGGTGATCGGTCTCGGTGGATCGTCGTCCTTGGTCAACGAAGAATCTCTACGTCCGATAGTGATAGACGGAAGCAATGTAGCAATGAGCCATGGTAATAAGGAGGTTTTTTCCTGTCGCGGTATACGGCTGTGCGTGGattggttcaaaaacagggGCCACAAGGACATTACGGTGTTTGTGCCAAAGTGGCGCAAGGAAAGCTCCAGACCGGACAATCCCGTCAAGGATGGCGAGATATTGAACGAGTTAGAAAAGGAACGTATGCTAGTATTTACCCCGTCTCGATTAGTTGGCGGCAAACGTATGGTCTGTTACGACGATCGATACATTTTAAAG ctcgCAGCCGATAACGATGGAATCGTCGTATCGAATGACAACTATCGCGATCTGGTGCAGGAGAGTTCCGAGTTCAAGAAGGTCGTCGAAGAGCGGGTACTGATGTATTCGTTCGTGAACGATCGCTTCATGCCACCAGATGATCCGCTAGGCCGTTCGGGGCCCACGCTGGACAACTTTCTGCGTGTGCAGCCGCGCAAAGGGGACCCACCCCCACCCTGTCCATACGGCAAGAAGTGTACCTATGGGAATAAGTGCAAATTCTACCATCCGGAACGGGGCAGCCAGCCGCACAAGTCCGTCACGGAGCGACTCTCCGAGCATGCAGCACGACATCTTCAAGCACGCAGCGGACACGACCCGACGGGGGGTAATGTTGGTGGAACCGGTTGTGGTGCTGGTGGTCGCAGTGCGGTGCAAGGGAAGTCACTCAGTGTTCCACTGAGCAATAGTAGCAACGAGACTAGTCCAATCAATGATAAACGGAAAGCATTAT GTCGCACAAGATCGAACGTACCTTCGGAAAGCACCAATGCCCCATACGGAGGTGGAGGCATGGCGCACGCTCACGGCGGACACACAGACTTGTTGCCAATTCCCCATTCTGTGCAGCATTCAGCCGtacgccagcagcagcagcaaccagcACCTCCATCGCAACAGTTGTCTTTCCATGCGCCGCCAGTGCCAGTGGCCAGTAATCGAGCCCTTCCGTGGGATCTTTCccctcaacagcagcaacagcagcttcATCAACATGCCAGTATGGTGGAAGTGCAGCAGATATTTCCCAAATCTCATAGTATAGAAAATATATCTAAGGAACCGCCATcgtacggtggtggtggtggtggtcatCACACCGGTCTCCATCATGCCGGTTGCTACGGCGCTCAGACACTGTGGCCTCGACAGCAACCTCCATCACAACAGTCCTCTCAGCCGGTATCCGGGCAGACCGGGGGAGGAGGTGGTGCCGGTGGAGGCGGAGGGCCTGTAGTACAGCCACCGTTGGACCAGAACGATCCCAATGGACTGGTGGATAGCGTGAATCTGCATCGGAAGCTACAGCGTCAGCTCACACTCAATCCGGCTGGCTGTGATCCTCGAATATATCAAATGCAAAGGCTTCAGCAACAAACGTCCCAGCAGCACAACGCCCCGCCACAAACCGCATCCCAGCAGCAGCTGTCACCGCACCGACCATTGGCCCCATCCCTTAGCGGTGGCACTCGTCCTTCTGCACCTACCCAGTGGGAACTACATCAG CATGTAACTCGTATTGCTTCGGCTCCTGATTCCGCACGGCCCTGGGGTCACAATGGACCACCGCCGGCTTCATCCTCCGAACCGCATATCAATCTCGGATGGTCGCCTAGCCCCGGTCAGGGTGGTCCAACGCCAGCtttacagcagcagcagcatcaccaccagcaacagcaacaggacCGCCGTCGGTTGCATTACCATCTGGCCAGTATCTTCCCAGAAGATCAAGTACAAACCGTGATGCAGATGTACCCGGAAGAGACGAATCCGCAGAAGATATGTGCCGCTATTCTGGCCATGTATCAAAAGATGTAA